The following proteins are encoded in a genomic region of Euzebya sp.:
- a CDS encoding MaoC family dehydratase, which produces MTTTLTIPLEDLHTIVGRPLGPTPWRDITQADVDAFADVTGDHQWIHTDVERAARGPFGGTIAHGFMTLALLPVLIGGLLHVEGPALTVNYGLDKVRFPSPVPVGTAVRATGQLVALDPVEGGLQGRMAVVVERDAGTKPVCVAEPVFRYYR; this is translated from the coding sequence GTGACCACGACGTTGACCATCCCGCTCGAGGACCTCCACACCATCGTGGGGCGTCCCCTCGGCCCGACCCCGTGGCGGGACATCACCCAGGCGGACGTGGACGCGTTCGCCGACGTCACCGGTGACCACCAGTGGATCCACACCGACGTCGAACGGGCCGCACGCGGACCGTTCGGCGGGACGATCGCGCACGGGTTCATGACCCTCGCCCTGCTCCCGGTCCTGATCGGCGGCCTGCTGCACGTGGAGGGTCCGGCCCTCACGGTGAACTACGGCCTCGACAAGGTGCGCTTCCCCTCCCCCGTCCCGGTCGGCACCGCCGTGCGGGCCACCGGGCAGCTCGTGGCGCTCGACCCCGTCGAGGGTGGCCTGCAGGGCCGCATGGCCGTCGTCGTGGAGCGGGACGCCGGGACGAAGCCGGTCTGCGTCGCCGAACCTGTCTTCAGGTACTACCGATGA
- a CDS encoding xanthine dehydrogenase family protein subunit M: MIPAEFDYVRVSSVAEAVQALGEAEDAKLLAGGHSLLPLMKLRLAYPETLVDIGRVEEMRGIRTEGDRLVIGAAVTHHQVAHDETVAQACGAIAHVTKTIGDPQVRHRGTHGGALAHGDAAGDLPATALALGAEFTIEGPSGRRTVPASEFFVDYLITAVGEDEVLVEVSWPLLAAGTRWNYQKFTRVKQDWAIVGALAVITGNGSIDQARIGLTHMGTVPVRPTGVEEALSGVAADDAGAIAAACESAAEGTSPPDDLNADAAFRAHLARVLTRRAVTSALA, translated from the coding sequence ATGATCCCCGCAGAGTTCGACTACGTCCGCGTCTCGAGCGTCGCCGAGGCCGTCCAGGCCCTCGGCGAGGCCGAGGACGCGAAGCTCCTCGCCGGCGGCCACTCCCTGCTGCCCCTCATGAAGCTGCGCCTCGCCTACCCTGAGACGCTGGTCGACATCGGCCGCGTCGAGGAGATGCGCGGCATCCGCACCGAGGGGGACCGCCTCGTGATCGGCGCGGCCGTCACCCACCACCAGGTGGCCCACGACGAGACCGTGGCCCAGGCGTGCGGCGCCATCGCCCACGTCACGAAGACCATCGGCGACCCCCAGGTGCGCCACCGCGGCACCCACGGAGGGGCGCTCGCCCACGGCGACGCGGCCGGCGACCTGCCCGCGACCGCGCTGGCCCTGGGCGCCGAGTTCACCATCGAGGGGCCATCGGGCCGGCGGACCGTTCCGGCCTCGGAGTTCTTCGTCGACTACCTGATCACCGCCGTCGGCGAGGACGAGGTCCTCGTCGAGGTGTCCTGGCCGCTGCTGGCTGCCGGCACCCGCTGGAACTACCAGAAGTTCACGCGGGTCAAGCAGGACTGGGCCATCGTCGGGGCGTTGGCGGTCATCACCGGGAACGGATCGATCGACCAGGCCCGCATCGGCCTGACCCACATGGGCACCGTCCCCGTCCGCCCGACCGGCGTCGAGGAGGCGCTGAGCGGCGTCGCAGCCGACGACGCCGGGGCGATCGCCGCGGCGTGCGAGTCCGCTGCCGAGGGCACCAGCCCCCCGGACGACCTGAACGCCGACGCCGCGTTCCGCGCCCACCTGGCCCGGGTGCTGACCCGCCGGGCCGTCACGAGCGCACTTGCGTAG
- a CDS encoding (2Fe-2S)-binding protein — translation MANANARARRATISVSVDGTTYTDDVEPRLLFVNYLREVLGLTGTNIGCDTSNCGACTVLVDGQSVKSCTMLAVQADGADVTTVQGLATDGELHPVQRAFHEKHGLQCGYCTPGMICAATSLLAENPSPSEDEIRDGLEGNLCRCTGYQNIVAAVAQAATEMQGSAS, via the coding sequence ATGGCGAACGCGAACGCTCGCGCACGACGCGCGACCATCTCGGTCTCGGTGGACGGGACCACGTACACCGACGACGTCGAACCCCGGCTGCTGTTCGTCAACTACCTCCGCGAGGTGCTGGGGCTGACGGGCACGAACATCGGCTGCGACACGTCGAACTGCGGGGCGTGCACCGTCCTCGTGGACGGCCAGTCGGTGAAGTCCTGCACGATGCTGGCGGTCCAGGCCGACGGGGCGGACGTCACCACGGTGCAGGGCCTCGCGACCGACGGTGAGCTCCACCCGGTGCAGCGGGCGTTCCACGAGAAGCACGGGTTGCAGTGCGGCTACTGCACCCCGGGGATGATCTGCGCGGCCACCTCGCTGCTGGCGGAGAACCCCTCACCCAGCGAGGACGAGATCCGCGACGGGCTCGAGGGCAACCTCTGCCGCTGCACGGGCTACCAGAACATCGTCGCGGCCGTCGCCCAGGCCGCCACGGAGATGCAGGGGAGCGCGTCGTGA
- the moaA gene encoding GTP 3',8-cyclase MoaA, with protein MLADQLGRGLDDLRISVTDRCNFRCTYCMPREQFGPDHAFLPRASLLTFEEITRVVRVAAGVGVTKIRLPGGEPLLRRDLHRLVAAVTAVDGITDVAMTTNGVLLPAALDDLVGAGLRRVTVSLDALDQATFAAMADVKVAVDAVTGAIDAALDAGLVVKVNTVVKRGVNEGEILALAEFGRERGISVRFIEFMDVGHTNGWDVTHVVPAEEVVATIAAAHPLSPVVRPGAGPGATAVADRYAYDDGAGEVGVIASVTRPFCRTCVRARLSAVGELFTCLFATRGHDLRAVLRSGADDAELDAELRRIWTGRADRYSELRTLGQAQPEDRVEMSYIGG; from the coding sequence ATGCTCGCCGATCAGCTCGGGCGCGGGCTCGACGACCTGCGCATCTCCGTCACCGACCGCTGCAACTTCCGCTGCACCTACTGCATGCCGCGCGAGCAGTTCGGTCCCGACCACGCGTTCCTGCCCCGCGCGTCGCTGCTCACGTTCGAGGAGATCACGCGGGTGGTCCGCGTGGCGGCCGGGGTCGGCGTGACGAAGATCCGGCTGCCCGGCGGCGAGCCGCTGCTGCGCCGCGACCTCCACCGGCTGGTCGCGGCCGTCACCGCCGTCGACGGCATCACCGACGTCGCGATGACCACCAACGGCGTCCTGCTGCCCGCGGCGCTCGACGACCTGGTCGGCGCCGGGTTGCGCCGCGTGACGGTCAGCCTCGACGCGCTGGACCAGGCGACGTTCGCCGCGATGGCGGACGTCAAGGTCGCCGTGGACGCCGTGACCGGCGCGATCGACGCCGCGCTCGACGCCGGCCTGGTCGTCAAGGTCAACACCGTCGTCAAGCGCGGGGTCAACGAGGGGGAGATCCTCGCGCTCGCCGAGTTCGGTCGCGAGCGGGGCATCAGCGTCCGGTTCATCGAGTTCATGGACGTCGGGCACACCAACGGCTGGGACGTCACCCACGTGGTGCCCGCCGAGGAGGTCGTGGCGACGATCGCCGCGGCCCACCCCCTCTCCCCGGTCGTGCGGCCCGGTGCCGGTCCGGGCGCGACCGCGGTCGCCGACCGCTACGCCTACGACGACGGCGCGGGCGAGGTCGGCGTGATCGCGAGCGTCACCCGGCCGTTCTGCCGCACCTGCGTCCGCGCCCGCCTGTCCGCGGTCGGTGAGCTCTTCACCTGCCTGTTCGCGACCCGCGGCCACGACCTGCGGGCCGTCCTGCGCAGCGGGGCCGACGACGCCGAGCTCGACGCGGAGCTGCGCCGCATCTGGACCGGGCGGGCCGACCGCTACTCCGAGCTGCGCACCCTCGGCCAGGCCCAACCAGAGGACCGCGTGGAGATGTCCTACATCGGCGGCTAG
- a CDS encoding xanthine dehydrogenase family protein molybdopterin-binding subunit, protein MTTIEDRPQPSIGTAAPRKEDARLITGQTRWTDNLALPGMLHAALLRSPIAHARITNLDVSAAKERPNVVAVFTGADLADDYGALPCAWPVTPDMVNPPHLALAVDEVRYVGDAVAVVVARDKASAVDALEAIDIDYEPLDAVVDLAAAAEPGSPKVHADTESNISFTWPFEAGDVDGAFSGAATVVERRFINQRLIPAAMEPRSVVVDPQPASGEVTVWSTTQVPHILRLMLAMVMGISEQKIRVIAPDVGGGFGSKLNVYAEEVLLTAVGRRLGKPIKWTATRSEDIQATIHGRDQIQDIAIAADADGRIRGLKVDLLADMGAYLQLVTPGVPILGALMFPAIYKMDAYSFRCRGVFTTKTPTDAYRGAGRPEATFAIERIIDELAAELGMEPMELRRRNWIAHEEFPFDTITGLTYDSGNYEAATDRAMELFDYDGLRAEQQRRRESGDPVQLGIGISTFTEMCGLAPSRVLGSLDYGAGGWEAATVRVLPTGKVEVVTGTSPHGQGHVTAWSQIAADHLGVPFDDVDVLHGDTKISPQGLDTYGSRSLVVGGIALKRACDRVVEKAKVFAAHMLEASEDDLEFDAGSFRVKGDPDKSTTIQDIALAVFAGHDYPEGAELDLTSQYVFDPENFSFPHGTHLCATEVDTETGKVSILKYVCVDDVGKVINPMIVEGQVHGGLAQGIAQAMWEGVEYDEAGNLTTASLVDYPVPSAADMPHFTTDRTETPATSNDLGVKGVGEAGTIASTPAVVNAVVDALRPMGVSDVLMPMTPKNVWAAINAAREG, encoded by the coding sequence GTGACCACCATCGAGGACCGTCCCCAACCCAGCATCGGGACCGCCGCCCCCCGCAAGGAGGACGCGCGGCTGATCACCGGCCAGACCCGCTGGACCGACAACCTCGCGCTGCCGGGCATGCTCCACGCGGCGCTGCTCCGCTCCCCGATCGCGCACGCGCGCATCACGAACCTCGACGTCAGCGCCGCGAAGGAGCGGCCGAACGTCGTCGCGGTCTTCACCGGCGCCGACCTGGCCGACGACTACGGGGCGCTGCCGTGCGCCTGGCCCGTCACGCCGGACATGGTCAACCCGCCCCACCTGGCGCTCGCCGTCGACGAGGTCCGGTACGTCGGGGACGCGGTCGCCGTCGTGGTGGCCCGCGACAAGGCCTCGGCGGTCGACGCGCTCGAGGCGATCGACATCGACTACGAGCCCCTCGACGCGGTCGTCGACCTCGCCGCCGCCGCCGAGCCGGGCTCGCCGAAGGTCCACGCCGACACCGAGTCGAACATCTCCTTCACCTGGCCCTTCGAGGCCGGCGACGTCGACGGGGCGTTCAGCGGCGCCGCGACGGTGGTGGAGCGCCGCTTCATCAACCAGCGGCTCATCCCCGCGGCGATGGAGCCGCGCAGCGTCGTGGTCGACCCGCAGCCGGCATCGGGTGAGGTGACCGTCTGGTCCACCACGCAGGTGCCGCACATCCTGCGGCTGATGCTCGCGATGGTGATGGGGATCAGCGAGCAGAAGATCCGCGTCATCGCCCCCGACGTCGGCGGCGGGTTCGGCTCGAAGCTGAACGTGTACGCCGAGGAGGTCCTGCTGACCGCCGTCGGCCGCCGGCTGGGCAAGCCGATCAAGTGGACGGCCACCCGCTCGGAGGACATCCAGGCCACGATCCACGGCCGCGACCAGATCCAGGACATCGCGATCGCCGCCGACGCCGACGGCCGCATCCGCGGGCTCAAGGTCGACCTGCTGGCCGACATGGGCGCCTACCTGCAGCTCGTGACGCCGGGTGTGCCGATCCTCGGCGCGCTGATGTTCCCGGCGATCTACAAGATGGACGCCTACTCCTTCCGCTGCCGCGGGGTGTTCACCACGAAGACGCCGACCGACGCCTACAGGGGCGCCGGCCGTCCCGAGGCCACCTTCGCGATCGAGCGGATCATCGACGAGCTCGCCGCCGAGCTCGGCATGGAGCCGATGGAGCTGCGGCGGCGCAACTGGATCGCCCACGAGGAGTTCCCCTTCGACACGATCACCGGGCTGACCTACGACTCGGGGAACTACGAGGCCGCGACCGACCGGGCGATGGAGCTGTTCGACTACGACGGGCTCCGCGCCGAGCAGCAGCGGCGCCGCGAGTCCGGCGATCCCGTGCAGCTCGGCATCGGCATCTCGACCTTCACCGAGATGTGCGGCCTGGCACCCTCGCGGGTGCTCGGCTCGCTCGACTACGGCGCCGGCGGCTGGGAGGCCGCCACCGTGCGGGTCCTGCCCACCGGCAAGGTCGAGGTCGTCACCGGCACCAGCCCCCACGGCCAGGGCCACGTGACCGCCTGGTCCCAGATCGCCGCCGACCACCTCGGCGTCCCGTTCGACGACGTCGACGTGCTGCACGGTGACACCAAGATCAGCCCGCAGGGCCTCGACACCTACGGCTCCCGGTCCCTGGTCGTCGGCGGCATCGCGCTGAAGCGCGCCTGCGACCGCGTGGTCGAGAAGGCGAAGGTCTTCGCCGCCCACATGCTGGAGGCGTCCGAGGACGACCTCGAGTTCGACGCCGGCAGCTTCCGCGTGAAGGGCGACCCGGACAAGTCGACGACGATCCAGGACATCGCGCTCGCGGTCTTCGCCGGGCACGACTACCCCGAGGGCGCCGAGCTCGACCTGACGTCGCAGTACGTCTTCGACCCGGAGAACTTCTCCTTCCCCCACGGCACGCACCTGTGCGCCACCGAGGTCGACACCGAGACCGGCAAGGTCAGCATCCTGAAGTACGTCTGCGTCGATGACGTCGGGAAGGTGATCAACCCGATGATCGTCGAGGGGCAGGTCCACGGCGGCCTCGCCCAGGGCATCGCCCAGGCGATGTGGGAGGGGGTGGAGTACGACGAGGCCGGCAACCTCACGACCGCGTCGCTGGTCGACTACCCGGTCCCCTCCGCTGCGGACATGCCGCACTTCACCACCGACCGGACCGAGACCCCTGCCACGTCGAACGACCTCGGCGTCAAGGGCGTCGGGGAGGCCGGCACCATCGCGTCGACCCCGGCGGTGGTCAACGCCGTCGTGGACGCGCTGCGACCGATGGGCGTCAGCGACGTGCTGATGCCGATGACCCCGAAGAACGTGTGGGCCGCGATCAACGCTGCCCGGGAGGGCTGA